Proteins encoded by one window of Streptomyces sp. NBC_01477:
- a CDS encoding extracellular solute-binding protein, which yields MRRGISAVAMAAAIVLGVTACGGSGSDDKSDKGTAAKDPAAVSGTITYWDTSDAKNEAPTYQALIKDFEAKYPKIKVNYQNVDFTTVEQKFKAAAQSGKGAPDVVRTDVGLIPEYASLHYIAPLDGTAALTDTQDFVAGPLDTTKYEGKSYGVPSVTDTLGLLYNKDIFAKAGITKPPATWDELIADSATIKAKVPGVAGTYVNPDSYFLFPLLFGEGADLADPTAKKITINSPEAVKAVTEAKKVYDTSSLKVDFASAYDNMQTSFKTGKVAMLIQGPWSVGDDLTGSAFQGKEANLGYAPVPAGTTGKALAPTGGHDLAVYQGSKNLDAAYLFTQFMTSSASQQTIALKNGTLPTRTSAYTAEVLKNQTIAGFKPIMDTARPRVALPQVGSLFTPLQQEYIKILQGKSSVQSGLDAAAKEFGKLLPGYSVQ from the coding sequence ATGCGACGCGGCATATCCGCCGTGGCGATGGCCGCGGCCATCGTTCTCGGGGTCACCGCCTGTGGCGGTAGTGGTAGCGACGACAAGAGCGACAAGGGGACGGCGGCCAAGGACCCGGCCGCGGTGTCCGGGACGATCACCTACTGGGACACCTCGGACGCCAAGAACGAGGCCCCGACCTACCAGGCCCTCATCAAGGACTTCGAGGCGAAGTACCCCAAGATCAAGGTCAATTACCAGAACGTCGACTTCACCACCGTGGAGCAGAAGTTCAAGGCGGCGGCGCAGAGCGGCAAGGGCGCGCCGGACGTGGTGCGGACCGACGTCGGGCTGATCCCCGAATACGCCTCCCTCCACTACATCGCCCCGCTGGACGGCACCGCGGCGCTGACCGACACGCAGGACTTCGTGGCGGGCCCGCTGGACACCACCAAGTACGAGGGCAAGTCCTACGGCGTGCCGTCGGTGACCGACACCCTCGGGCTGCTCTACAACAAGGACATCTTCGCCAAGGCCGGCATCACCAAGCCCCCGGCCACGTGGGACGAGTTGATCGCCGACTCCGCGACCATCAAGGCGAAGGTGCCGGGTGTCGCGGGCACCTACGTCAACCCCGACTCCTACTTCCTCTTCCCGCTGCTGTTCGGCGAGGGCGCGGACCTGGCGGACCCGACCGCCAAGAAGATCACGATCAACTCGCCGGAGGCCGTCAAGGCGGTCACCGAGGCGAAGAAGGTCTACGACACCTCCTCGCTCAAGGTCGACTTCGCCAGCGCCTACGACAACATGCAGACCTCCTTCAAGACCGGCAAGGTCGCCATGCTGATCCAGGGGCCGTGGTCGGTGGGCGACGACCTGACCGGGTCCGCCTTCCAGGGCAAGGAGGCCAACCTCGGGTACGCCCCGGTGCCGGCCGGCACCACCGGCAAGGCGCTGGCGCCGACCGGCGGCCACGACCTGGCGGTCTACCAGGGCTCGAAGAACCTCGACGCGGCCTACCTGTTCACGCAGTTCATGACCTCGTCGGCCAGCCAGCAGACGATCGCGCTGAAGAACGGCACCCTGCCGACCAGGACCTCCGCTTACACCGCCGAGGTGCTCAAGAACCAGACGATCGCCGGCTTCAAGCCGATCATGGACACCGCCCGGCCGCGGGTCGCGCTGCCGCAGGTGGGCAGCCTGTTCACGCCGCTCCAGCAGGAGTACATCAAGATCCTCCAGGGCAAGTCCTCG